A single Phragmites australis chromosome 4, lpPhrAust1.1, whole genome shotgun sequence DNA region contains:
- the LOC133914895 gene encoding uncharacterized protein LOC133914895 translates to MNAPFHVATPPPTQTAATPGPGASAASRATEEKAGKPNRTVREAKQMALGFRRPFTALTVPKASFLLRRTRHKKLSYSRVRSASLLGRFHPVVSGLHDSGNALIGWTEEPAQATPAWIGDGVGRLGRLLAGLTDLLHHPQAQDPLQRRGKAAPWTERLLDDLLLLADAHGCFREALLELKQLLAEAHAALRRRDVTRLAAALRARRRSDRNLSRLASTLRYLSHRSSSIAATSDSGEAALAEAVAAATRAAATASAAIFARLASASSASREMAFPMAVSPAKVTAVPVWWVSDLLRWRRRTVAVAASESGPGAKDVPLKECCDEEEEERQAVMERLRRLEESVVAAENGCEQVYRALVNARVSLLNVLTPCF, encoded by the coding sequence ATGAACGCCCCCTTCCATGTTGCCACACCACCACCAACTCAAACAGCAGCGACGCCGGGACCGGGAGCTTCCGCAGCAAGCCGGGCGACGGAAGAAAAGGCGGGCAAGCCGAACCGCACCGTACGTGAAGCAAAGCAAATGGCACTGGGATTCCGCCGACCGTTCACAGCGCTCACCGTCCCCAAGGCTTCCTTCTTACTCCGCCGCACGCGCCACAAGAAGCTCTCCTACTCCCGCGTCCGCTCCGCCAGCCTCCTCGGCCGCTTCCACCCGGTCGTCTCGGGCCTGCACGACTCCGGCAATGCACTCATCGGCTGGACCGAGGAGCCGGCGCAAGCCACCCCGGCGTGGATCGGTGACGGCGTGGGACGCCTGGGCCGGCTCCTGGCGGGATTGACCGACCTGCTCCACCACCCGCAGGCGCAGGACCCGCTCCAGCGGCGGGGCAAGGCGGCGCCGTGGACCGAGCGACTGCTggacgacctcctcctcctcgccgacgCGCACGGTTGCTTCCGTGAGGCGCTCCTGGAGCTGAAGCAGCTCCTCGCCGAGGCGCACGCCGCGCTTCGCCGCCGTGACGTcacccgcctcgccgccgcgctccgTGCCAGGCGCCGCTCGGACCGCAACCTCTCCCGCCTCGCCTCCACGTTGCGCTACCTCTCTCACCGTTCGTCGTCCATCGCAGCAACGTCCGACTCCGGCGAGGCGGCATTAGCCGAGGCCGTCGCGGCCGCCACGCGCGCGGCGGCGACCGCATCCGCCGCCATCTTCGCCCGGCTCGCTTCCGCCTCGTCGGCCTCGCGCGAAATGGCGTTCCCAATGGCAGTCTCTCCGGCGAAGGTCACTGCCGTGCCGGTGTGGTGGGTGTCCGACCTCCTTCGGTGGCGACGGCGGACGGTGGCCGTCGCTGCCAGCGAATCCGGACCCGGTGCGAAAGACGTGCCTTTGAAAGAGTGctgcgacgaggaggaggaggagaggcaggCAGTCATGGAACGGCTGCGGAGGCTGGAGGAAAGCGTGGTGGCGGCGGAGAACGGCTGCGAGCAGGTGTACCGCGCGCTCGTGAACGCGAGGGTGTCGCTGCTCAACGTGCTGACGCCGTGCTTTTGA